The Solanum dulcamara chromosome 6, daSolDulc1.2, whole genome shotgun sequence genome contains the following window.
atagACTAACGACACATGGGAGAAACGTTTTAAGGATTATCTTATTTCAAAGTTCTGACTGACAAAAAGCTGACTGCTGACGACATTTGTGAAAATTACCATGCATAAACATACTCCGCGGTGACGTTTTACCATCCGGCTAAAATTTTCTAAAGATAGTGAGTATCTCTTCTTTTAGAGATGTTATAAAGCTTTACGTAATCCTGGGTTACATTTTCTTTTCTGAGTTATAAGTACTACCTGTCCCACGTCATGTTTCATTTAAGGTCAGATCACACAACGTTTAAATTTTACATATCCTCATCATTAATCTGCACTAGTGGATCCCACTTCCACTAAGAAGAAACAACACAGTTAACAGAATCACAAAGCTTTCTCCTCCAAAACTAGCAGCAACAGTGATAATCAGATTATTTTCCTTGTTTACCacaaatttgagaattttttccAACAAAATTGATATTCGTAATATGGGGTTCATGCATATATCATTGGCCCTATTTTTGTTAACATAACCATTCGCCAGACAGGCGGCATATATGGGTAATAGCCGCTCGCCGGCAGCGGAAGCTCTTTGATTCTCTACTAAGATCGTTCTGATAtcataccatgtgagaaatataggagaaaaatattattgaattgtgtgtCTACATTATTACAATGAAACTCTTtttatagacactacattaCACTCTTTTTCCAACTAGGACACTATAATACAATCTTTTTCTAAGTAGGATTCTAtatactatttctattcctattcctgttctaagtaggattgtatatattaTTCTTGTTCCTATGCATATTCTAACAGGAACATTTTCTTCTGTACCTCTTTTGCGCAGCATCAACTAAAGAACCAAGAACGATGCTAACAATCCATAGGCAAGCAGCAAGAAACATAATGACATAAAGATCAAAACAACACAATAATATCAAAATGTAACTACTCACCCATGGAATAATCATAAACTGGTTGGCAACTGAGTACTACACTCTCTAGGAAAATGGAAGTTATCACCGTGGACAGCTTTTCACTTCTCCTTTCTCACATTTGAAGACTTCAATCTAATGTTGCTTTTCTTAAACTTTTCTGATTCAACATTCTCTCTAAGTTTCTCCAAAGCTAGAGAACAATGAAAAGAGGTTCAATTCAAAACACAAAATATCTGAAGAGTAATTGCTGAAATAGTGctaatactttatttttcagtAAAAAGGCTAATAGGAGATCTCAAGGTTAAGTATCAGAGCAGGTAAATAAAGTAGTACtggtttcttcataattttCTAACATATGGTGCATCCACTTTGATTGCCAAGTACTTCCAATATGTTAAAAAtggtaaaagaaagtacctgaggTGTACACAGAGCGGAGTGACTCTATCACTTCAGAAGAAGCAGAATAGGTGGGGCAAGAGCTACAGTCAGCTTTTTGTAGCATCTTCTTGAAGCGTTTGACCTGCAAAAAATAGCATtggaaaatttcatatttaaacaAGAATTGGCTGCAAAAGCAAAAGCAAGTTTAGTGCTTCGAAGTCCCAAGTCAAACTCCACGGTTCCACCGAAAAAGTATATCGTGGAAAGGTTGAGAAACTTGGTGGGATACACAGTTAATAGTCATAGAttagatcatttatttttacAATTACGTTCGTACATCATACATAGTATCTTAAAACATTGAACACTCCAAGTGCTGTGACAGTTAGGATCACAATATAAAAAGCGAGCAAATTGATAGTGGGAAGTGTTAGCTTTTATGGCAGCTTATGAGCTACAAGATCAGACTTTTTTCCCAATTTTGTGACCATTTGATGGCAGTGAACCAGTTCAAATAGTCAATTTTTTAACCAATTAGCTCAAGTAGTCATTACTCTACTGTTAGAGCAATACTTAATTTAATGATTGCAGTACCCAAAGAAAAAGGTACTTATTATGCTAATCTCATGCTATAGTCAGATTTACTACATCAGGTAATTTACAAAATTTAAGTTTCCTTAGGGACCAGAAGTTAAAATCTTATTGCGAAAATAGATCATTTAGAGTTGGAAGGTGAACATCTTTAAAACCTTTGCTCCCCATCATTTAAAAAGACATACCTCATCTTTATGCATTAACGTAAAGCAACATCCACTTAGGCCTGCTCTTGCAGTTCGACCTGCCCGATgaataaatgtttttatataaGCAGGCATGTCATAATTTATGACATTTCTCACTCCTTCAACATCCATTCCACGAGTCATAGCATCAGAGGAAATAAGCACTTGCACTTGCCCTGACCGGAAAGCCCTCAACGTCTTGCTGCAGGGCAAAAGTTTGCGATATTAAATTGCAAGACGGTAGACGTAAATATGCAAGAACAATCACACAGGTGTTTTTGCACCACAAAACGCTTCCCAAATAAACATAACATCACCTTTCAACAATGTCAAGTATAAGTATGACGaccaattattttcatttttctgtacttcgttttttttttttttaacttttccaTTTAATCCAATTTGCAAGTTCAAAGCTCTAGTAAATTAACTAAGATGGCAACCAAGACAGAACAATACCAAACATGTCCTTTCTAACTTTCTTCTCCAGAAacctataatttttttattttttttttataaagccAAAGACCTATAGAGGTTAACAGCCCTCAACAGTCACTTGGCCAGATATAAACTGAAGTTGTTTATCAAACATTCTAAGTACCTTCTTACAGATTGTCGTTGAAGACGAGAATACTCCTTGAACTCAATTTGCAAATTGTCAAAAAACTTGAGCAAGGTGCATAATCTATGAGTGGACTCCACCGATGATGTGAAAACAATTGATTTCTCCCCTTGCAAACTTTGAAGAAGGGAAACTAGATAAAGTGGCTTAAGCTTCGATTGACATAGCTACACAAAAGGAAGGTAAAATCACAGATATCAATCATCTGCCTGTGAGGAACAGTGTGGCACAAAATAGCAGCAAATCCAATGAGAGGGAAAAGTGAGAAATAAGGTGCAAACTTTTCAAATTGAAGcacacaatttatttttttgataagaaaaaaaaattattgaaagcaCATAAATTACCCAGTATACATGAATTTAGTACTTATAACACTGAATTGCAATTGAAATAGCAAACTTCATCATCCAGTATCCGACAATGACAATACTTATTCAACAGCTCAaacaaaacttcattaaaatGTAATTTGGAGAGGAGTCCGGATACACAAATAGCAAAAATCattatccccccccccccctacaTTTTGTTTTGAACTGGGCAAAAAAAGGAGGGGAAAAAATGGTTGGTTTCTTTTTCATCTTTCAATGTCTGTTGAATAATCGATTGCTTCACACTAGATAAATGAACACAGCTTCCTCATAAGGCGATAACCTTCAATTCGCATTGCTCTGTCGCTTTAAGCAACAAAGTGACGGTTTTTAGATAAACCTTCAGCATCACTTCGTCATTTTAAGCAATGAAGTGATGGTTTTTAAACAAACCCTCACTTTCCATCACACAGTCGCGTTCAGCAACAAAGTGATGGTTTTTAATAACAGTAGTTTAGACTTCAGCAATGTAGGGAAGACATTCATGTATGAGTGTTTCAAGACAATCCATAAGGCCAATACACAAGACAGTTTAAGCCAGTGCTTTTAGATAAAATAAGGTGCTGCTAACAAACATTTAGATCACACTGAAGCAGTAACTTCTGCTATGTGAGTGTATCTTcataaaacaaaacaaagttCCTCGCTAGACAAAGTTATGGTAAATTAGGAAATTCCTTATGACTTGGAGACAACAAACTGATTCTTTCCCCCCCTTCTTTTTGACAGGTTAGGCAACAATGACTTCTAATTattatgaaataagaataattttttttggaactTTTGGAATAAAAAGATCACTCATCAAgataaatgatatgaaataataaaCACATTTTCAGGCACATCAGGAAATAgaagataatatataaatagAGCTTATTTCATTCAAGTAGCATAGACCCACCACTTTAAATGATTTGAGTTCTTCAGGAAGCTTGTAACGTCTTTCTCCAGTCGTCATAAGGAGAGGATGATGCAAATCAAGCTGAGCAAGTTTACTTGGGTCTTGTGTTAGTGTGGCTGATAAAACCATCTTTGCCAGCCTTGGATAGGCTTTTCCCTTGAACCCTCTTTCAGTGCCCCTGCATTAGTTTTAAAGCAATACTTGAGAAAATCCCACATGTGAAATggacaaaaagaaaacaagacaGTGAAATGCCTATGTGCACTTAAACCAATTCGATCCCAAGGAGCAAACTCAATGAACCATCAATTGATTAAAGGTAAACCTTCCAACAAAGTTGTATCcactaataaaaataatacgTTAAGCATTTCTTTTTGGATGATGGTGGTGTCTGGCCAGCTTGCGTGCATCTCAGCTTTCCACCAGGTACCTACTTGGCTACTACCTCCCGCCAGCACAAGTACCGGGTAATTTTGCCCGTCAAAGTTAAAGTAGatgagaagaaatcacctagaattttatttttttacctttGCTGGAATTTGATCTtgagacctcatggttctcCACCTACTTCATTAGCCATTAGGTCACACACTTAGGTGCAAGGATAGATacattttcatgatcaaatgaGTAAGCAACTCAACATTGAAAAAGATATGACAGACAAGGAAAGGATCAAACAAGACTTGAATAATCAGATAATTACTTCTTGATTAGAAAAATGTCATATCACGACTGAGAGAAAGATGTGCATCTAAAGAGGATTCCACATATAAGCAATTCATAAGGAATAGGGGGATAGGCATAACAACATACACTCTTCTGATTGTCTTCAATGAACCATAAGTGCAAGGAAGAAGATCAGCAGCAGAAGGGAAGTTCCCATCAACAGAAGAGCTGGTCAACTGAATGACTGTAGGAAGCCAGGATTGATAAGCTTCCCTTAATAACCTATCTGTTTCATCGACAACCTACATGATACCATGTAAGTAAGATCTTTTCCTTAATTGTTCTTCAACTTTCTTTTCAAGAAAATGTAAGTCAAATGGTTTCAACAAAGCATAACGAAGAAAAATCAAGCAATATCAAAATATGTGCCTCACACTCACAAGACCTACTACTACCACTTTGAAGTTTAATGATTAAATTGAAACAAATCTATTGTCCGAATCATTAGCATAGTAGCattctaagttttccttttcaAAAGAGGCATTGAAGTGAATAAAATAACGAACatatattgatattttaattgagtaaatataattttattgattggGAAAGCTCCCATATACAAAAAGTAGAGAATTTACAGAAGGATGTGATTCTCTACAATAGACACCCACGCTCTATGCAAATAGAAACATCACGGATGCACCAAAAATACATTAAAACAGGAAGCTATTCCTCAGATGAACAAAAGTCAGCTCTTTTGCTTCAAAAgctctcttatttctttcatcTGCAGTTATTAGTGATTGATCAATGCATTGATATAAATGAAGATGGTGGAAGAACATTAGAAAGCTATTAACGTAAAGACAAATAGCCAGCACATTTGCTGCCAAAACATGCACTATAGTAGTCTGTTTGTTTTACCTCGGTATCACCTACTTCTAACaaacttctttcaaattatcaAAAGGTACTTCCCTGCGCTTTGTTATCCTAGTGACCTAATAGACTAATGAGATACCAGACGTCCAGGCCCTAAGGAAAAGCAAGAAGTTAGCTGAGACACTTAGCTTCTTAAGATGAGCAAGATATTCTCAGACAGATTTGCTTTATGCCACGATCTTAATCGcaacaaagaagaaaagaataggGGACTAGTGTAAATATACATACTAAGAAATTCTAAGCAACTAAAAATATGCAGCTTacaagataagatagatgctCAAGGGTAAAACCATCAGTGTTATTGATGTGGTCCATCAGTCTTCCAGGAGTTGCCACTAATATGTCTACTGCGCTTTGTAACTCATATGAGAATTCTTCAGGATCATAACATATGCCATACTCAACATTGGGTTTCTTGATGAGCTCAGAGATTTCATCCGAAATTGATGACTGACCTACTGCCAAGCCGACAGACAGACCTACTGCAGGTGCAAGAGCAGAGAAGACCTCTTTGACCTGAAAACGGAAACAAATGGTAAGAACAAATATTCCTCAAGAGATTTTAGCTATCTATCTTTGCATGTGAAAGTCCAAATATAGAGgccttaataaataaataattgaatgtgCAAAAGCAAATGTAGACACGTCATAGGTTTGAGACTGGTGTGAAGAACCCACTAAGAAGTTGGAGGTATTCTTAAAAAAGGACTCTGAGGCACTAAGACAAAATTCCACCAAATTATTCGATTGCAAGTAAAAGGACTCTCAGCCAAAGTATGAACTTATagtgtgtttttcttttttctttttggtgatAGGTAGCATGAAATCATAGTTTTAAGGCAACGAAAACCTAGGATGATCATTGACTTGCccatcaaaaaagaaaaggccAAAGGAGGAGGCAAAGTTGGAAAGATAGTTGATCCAAAGATTTACAGGTAATTGAGATTTTGTGTAATTATGCACTGCACATTTTCCAAAACTTAAACTAAAAAACTAAGGTGAATAACCTGCAATGCAAGGTCTCTAGTAGGCAAGACCACTAGTGCGCGAAGACATTTAACGGAACGTGTAGACAGCATCTGAACAATTGGTAAGGCATAAGCAAGAGTTTTCCCGCTCCCTGTAGGTGAATTTATACAAAGATCTCGTTCAAAAGAGCCAGGTCCAATCGTCTCTTGCCAGACGGCAAGTTGCACGGGAAAGAGTGAAGTGATGCTCATATTCTTCAATACCGCCACTAACCTAGCGAAGAAACATGTATGGGTAAGAGTAAGTTGGAGTGGGAGTGTAAAAAATCCAGTATGCAGTGTCAAGAAAGCATAAGGTATAAGTGTAACTATGTTTCAACTGCAACCATGGGAATTTTATTATAAACAGTAAAGCAAAGTAATAAActgatgatatttttggataaaaaatgaaatattaaCTGTCAAAACTGAGCGGTGATCGTTAAcaataatttctattttgttcATTCCTTATCCTGGAGGAACGGAGCACTTTTTTCTTGTGAGATGGGGTTTAGCATTGATCTGTAGTTGCCAACTGGCCATGCTCTCGATCCGGAACCAGCAGACAATACAAACGATTGAAGAATATGGATGAACAACATTCGTATCTCTGTCTATACAAATATTAACAAGATGGAAACAAGACATTCGGAAGATGTGTCCCACCAGGTCATATAGTTCTTCACTTGTAAGATAGTATTATATCTCAGTTATCCTATTCTAAATGAAGCCAttgataaaaatactttttaaacaCAATTTTCTCAATGCATTTGTACTCCATCCTTCCCATATTATGGGACACCATTTTGGTGCATGGAGTTTAACTTGTTAGTTTAAGTTGTATAGGATACAAGTAGTACTTTAAGTTGAAAAGTTAGTTTGATAAATAGAACATATATCAGCAGAATTTAGTGTTTGATCAGTTAAATAATTTAAGTACTTAAACCTGGTAAAGGCTATATAAAATAACATTATAAATAAAAGGGAACAGAAAGATTTTGCCACATCCCAAAATACATAGAATGTCATATAGAATGTAAGACAGAAGGATGATGACCGAGAAACCGTGAGGGCCAGTGGCACATGGTTCGAAACACAGTCTCGAATGGGCCCCGCTCGGTTTTCTATctttctccacttaaataccaaGCTTCCGAGGCAGGGTTTGAAACCATGAACGAGttgattatttttaatttttttttttgaggttaggtaatttcattaatgaaaaagCACCAGGAAGGTACCAAAATTACAAGACAACCATACAAAAACTACATTCCCAGAAACTCAAACATCCGGTATCAAGAAAATGCAGAATTTACAGAGCATAGTAAAGTAAAGATGTGTGAAGCTTTTTATCATCAATAAATCTCCTATTTATTTCTATCCATATGTTCCGCATGAGGCATAAagctatattatttttaaatattctgATCACGACCTGGTTCTGCCAACATTCATGTAACTATTTGAACGCattactaatatttttaaattctaTAATTAGAAAAAATAGAACCTTTATGCAGCTTCTAAAGatgtactccctccatttcagtTTCTTTGTCTCACTCTCCTTTTTAAtccgtttaaaaaagaatgtatCTTCCCAACATCAAGCCTATTGGGACTAGATAGAATTGATAAGATAACTCCAACAGTTTTTAGTCACTTCAATAGCCTTCATGAACAGTATTAAAAGTCTTAGTCATCCTAAAATTCGGATTCATTTCTTGGCGCAAATAACATAACcctatttcaattttttcactactctttaattctaactttccacATGTAAGTTTTTAacaccacaagattaaaggacatttggtacactcaatgtaTTGGCTACAAAATTTAAGTCTTCTTTCAAGTCAAAAtgagacaaacaaattgaaatagagGGCGTAATCAATATCCGAACTCAAAATACTCGGAATGTCGTGTTAGTTTTGTGGTTGAAGGGAGTAATACTGAAAGAGTACCTGGGGTTAATATAAGGCAAAAGCTCAAGAGAGCATTGATCAAAGGTAGTAATATCAATTGGGTTTCTCATCCATGGCAATACAGGgatatttttcttctctttcttcaaCCCCTTTTCTTCTTCCATTGTCAAGCTCCTTTTTTTCAGCTGAAAACTTGAGGAAAACCCCAAAAGAAAACCTCCCAAATTAAGCTCTCACAACAAAAAACGCCCAAATCCCATAAAAAACAACAAGAAACAGGAAAAAATTATCGCAGTTTATGTCGATTTTGTAACAGAAAAATACGTAAGAAATCTATACCTTTGAAGGGTTTTGTGTGTGAGCTTTGTGGAGCAAAAGGTGTTGAAACTGCAGTGAAAACACAGAGAAGAGAGAGCTCGCCCAATTGAACTGAGCAAAGTGAACAGCAAGAAATTTGAGGGCCGGCCCGTTTGAAAGAATTTGGGTTTGTCCCCAATTTGTCAAATTTGAGGCCCGGCCCATTTGGATATGGGATATGAAGTGATAAATCGTGAATATAGGGGTGAGTTTTCGATTCTTCAGTTCGGTTTTAtctaatattaatttaatttttgggTGTTTGATTTTGAAAAAGTATGTAACCAAATGCTGAACTAGTTTTATTCCGTTcaattttttcaacttcaattgtatttctctattttaatttatttgtcatatTAGTACTAGCATGAAGTTTAAgataataaaaaagatttttgaatattttaattttaaattaaacatgtatcaaaaatatattaaaatatactttaGTTTTGTGTCTTATACCTTTCATGTGaaaaatcggaaaaaaaaaagagaaacattTTTTATGAAAGACTAAAAAAGAGTAGGACAAACAAATTTAAATAGATGAATTGACCAaaggtaaaataataaaaaataaagatttgcCTTGATAAAAGTTCAACTGAAATAGAATACTACTATCGAAATTGAATTATACATTCAGAATAGTCCTAAGAAGGCATGATTTATTCATAGATAAAGTTGAAGGTAAATTTTACTTTTGAAGAAAATGTTGCAACTTTTGCTAGTGAAACATCATCTTCATTggagataaataaatttaaatatatatattttttagctttctttattttaaagttaaaaggTAAACTAAAGAATAAAATTGCAAAACAAATATTGATTTACAAATAATGTGTATCTAGATGCCTTTTAACTCATACAAGAATTCTTGAAATATGACATGATTAAAGTATGCAACTTTCTCACTAGTTGAAGAATTAACAAGTATGATCAATAGtttgttgtttcttttttctattcATTCCTACTTCTTCCTCTATAATATATGctacttttattatatttttctgaaactcaataaaatagacttatttgaaatcaaatattataaagTTATGGGCTCTGAAAATAAACAACgtcataaaagaaaagaaaaagacaaaagTTGAATGTCTACAATAGTTAGCTTACAGATTTAGATCATCTCCCGTTCATAGAGCATTCAGTCAAATGCATTCTTCTCTACAAAGCTCCATCATCACAAGACATTTgcattaaaggcgttacaacgATATACAAGATAGGATGTCACACTATCACCTTAAAATTCActttatacaaaaaataaataataagatagtcagtgtaatctcacaagtggaGTTTGGAAAGTGTAGAATGTACGTAGATCTTAGTTTTACCtaatggaggtagagaggttgtttccaaaagACTCTCGTCTCAAGTGCAACAAATTTATATAAAACGTCAAAACCAGCTAATCCAGGCGTCTAAAACGCCCTTCACCATTGGCCTCTTGTCTGGATGATCGGGATTCAAAAAGCTGAATATAGTTTACCTATATTTGAGTTGTGCATTgactatacattatgatacactcaaaaattTGTATATAACTTACATATACATGAGTTATACACTGACTAcatattatgatacactcaaaaaactGAATATAACTTAATTGTACATGTagtatacactgactattcAATTCCGACCAACTCAAAATCTCCTCTAAATAGTCCCaaaattttagatatgaaatgCTCTCAATATTTCGAGTTTTTTGATATataactcgctcaaaactattCACGGTATGATGAATTGTTTTAAGAAAGGGAAGCAAcgaagaaaaagaaggagaatgaggaagaagaagagaggttGCGTTTGGCCCTTTTTTTGGTAAATGATATGGCCAAATGACCATTTTCCctaatttatataaattgagGTAAATAGATAGTAAGTAAAGTTTATGGATTGACATTCTGCATATATAGttatccttttttttaaaaaataaggcCCCCATTAGaag
Protein-coding sequences here:
- the LOC129891567 gene encoding DEAD-box ATP-dependent RNA helicase 1 isoform X2; this translates as MEEEKGLKKEKKNIPVLPWMRNPIDITTFDQCSLELLPYINPRLVAVLKNMSITSLFPVQLAVWQETIGPGSFERDLCINSPTGSGKTLAYALPIVQMLSTRSVKCLRALVVLPTRDLALQVKEVFSALAPAVGLSVGLAVGQSSISDEISELIKKPNVEYGICYDPEEFSYELQSAVDILVATPGRLMDHINNTDGFTLEHLSYLVVDETDRLLREAYQSWLPTVIQLTSSSVDGNFPSAADLLPCTYGSLKTIRRVGTERGFKGKAYPRLAKMVLSATLTQDPSKLAQLDLHHPLLMTTGERRYKLPEELKSFKVLCQSKLKPLYLVSLLQSLQGEKSIVFTSSVESTHRLCTLLKFFDNLQIEFKEYSRLQRQSVRSKTLRAFRSGQVQVLISSDAMTRGMDVEGVRNVINYDMPAYIKTFIHRAGRTARAGLSGCCFTLMHKDEVKRFKKMLQKADCSSCPTYSASSEVIESLRSVYTSALEKLRENVESEKFKKSNIRLKSSNVRKEK
- the LOC129891567 gene encoding DEAD-box ATP-dependent RNA helicase 1 isoform X1; amino-acid sequence: MEEEKGLKKEKKNIPVLPWMRNPIDITTFDQCSLELLPYINPRLVAVLKNMSITSLFPVQLAVWQETIGPGSFERDLCINSPTGSGKTLAYALPIVQMLSTRSVKCLRALVVLPTRDLALQVKEVFSALAPAVGLSVGLAVGQSSISDEISELIKKPNVEYGICYDPEEFSYELQSAVDILVATPGRLMDHINNTDGFTLEHLSYLVVDETDRLLREAYQSWLPTVIQLTSSSVDGNFPSAADLLPCTYGSLKTIRRVGTERGFKGKAYPRLAKMVLSATLTQDPSKLAQLDLHHPLLMTTGERRYKLPEELKSFKVLCQSKLKPLYLVSLLQSLQGEKSIVFTSSVESTHRLCTLLKFFDNLQIEFKEYSRLQRQSVRSKTLRAFRSGQVQVLISSDAMTRGMDVEGVRNVINYDMPAYIKTFIHRAGRTARAGLSGCCFTLMHKDEVKRFKKMLQKADCSSCPTYSASSEVIESLRSVYTSDLDVSCSRWRFIKKTNPICGIVKTGLAMKVHCPNLSILRYNVRKILVYKHPGNVSRDAFYLVGMKILNGWDPSLLVKIEKTGDSHLEL